CGGCCTCCCGCGCGGCCATCCTGGCGAGCAGCGGGTTGGGACCGGCGCCGATCACGCAGTCGACGCCGTACAGGGCGAGGGCCCGCACCCGTATCACCGCGGCGAGCCCGGCGGCGTCCCGGCCGAAGTACCGCAGTGCACCGCGGACATCGGCGAGCGCGCCGTCCTGGCCGACCGCCTCCACCACCGGGGTGAAAGCACCGAGCATTCCGAGGAGCCCCGCGTAGGCGGCACCGTCCGGCGGCTCTCCGCCGGTGCCGCGGAAACGCACAAAGAGGACGGTCGGCGCGCCCGCTCCCCCTGACGGCGCGCCCGCCCCCTCTGTCGGCGCGCCCGCTCCCCCTGCCGACTCGCCCGGAGCGTCCGATGTATACGGCGTGGGCGGTACGCGCGGTGCGGGAGGTGCGCCCGGTGCGGGAGGTGCACCCGGCACGGACGGCACGGGCGATCCGGGCCCCCCGGACGGCACGGGCACGGACGGCGCAGAGGTAGGGGGCACGGGCACGGACCGCGCAGAGGCCGCGGACGCGCCCGTATCGTCCGGCGCGCTGTCGCCGCGCGGAGGAAACGCGTTCCCCTGCTCGCTCGTCATCCCGCACTCCCCGGGCTCTGGTGCCACAACTTCCGTGCCGGGGCGGCCCCTTCGCCCGCGGGGCGGAGATCGGCCCAGGCGTTCATCTCGTACCCGGTGGACATCCGGATGCGGCGGCCGCCCCCGGCCTGGGCACCGGACGCACCCGCGTCCCCGCCGCCGTCCCCACTCCCCCCACTCCCCCCACTCCCCTCGCCGCCTGCGCCGCCCTCGCCTCCCTCGCCGCTTTCCGCGCCCGCCGAGGCGAGCCGCTCGGCCACCGCGTCCAGGCCGCCCGTGCGCCGCAGTTCGATCAGGTCCGCGAGGTTCCACGCGGCGGAACCGACCACGCTGAGGCTGCGCGGCCCACGGCGCTGGACGACGCCGCGCACCAGCAGCAGCCAGGAGTGGAAGACGGTGTGGGCGCACGCCTCGTGGCTGTCGTCGAAGAAGGCCAGGTCGACCAGGCCCGTACCGTCGTCCAGGGTGGTGAAGATGACCCGTCGCCCGGAGCGGATCGGCGGTGTCTGGGTGGCCGCCTTGGCTCCGGCGACCAGCACCGTCGCACCGTGCTCCGTCTCGCGCAGCCGCTTCGCGGGGATCGCGCCGAGTTCGCCGAGGAAGGCGTGGTGGTCCGCCATCAGATGGCGGGACGCGTCCATGCCGAGGACGCCCAGCTCGGCGCTGAGCCGCTCGGCCTCGCTGAGGTCGGGCAGTCCGACGGAAGCGGTCCTCCGGCCGCCGTCGAGCGGGAGCTGTCCGCCGTGGCCGCCACGGGAGACCGAACTCCGCTGGGCGCGGTGCAGTTCGGCGATGTGCAGCAGCAGATCGCGCCGGTTGGCGCCGAACTCGTCCAGCGCGCCGACCTGTGCCAGCCGTTCCGCGACCGGCCGCCCGGGGCGGGCCCGCTCCCAGAAGTCCAGCAGCGAGGAGTACGGCTGCGCGCCCTCGATCCGCTCCGCCTCCGCCTCGCCGATGCCGTGGACGTCGGAGAACGCCAGCCGCAGACCCCATGCCCCGGCTCCCCTGCCGGCGGCCCCCCTGTCAACGGACCCCCTGTCAACGGACGCCTCGCCAACGGAACCCCCACCAACGGCTCCCCCGCCAACGGGACCTTCCTCACCCGAACCCTCACCATCGGACACCAGTTCGATGCGATGGGCGACCGCGGACCGGTTCACATCGAGCGGGAGCACCGGCACCCCCCGTCGCCGGGCGTCCGCCAGCAGCAGCCGCTTCGGGTACATCCCGGGGTCGTGCGTGAGCAGCCCCGCGTAGAAGGCCGCCGGATGGTGCGCCTTGAGCCACGCCGACTGGTACGTCGGTACGGCGAAGGCGACGGCGTGCGCCTTGCAGAAGCCGTACGAGCCGAACGCCTCGACGATCTCCCAGGTCCGCGCGATCACCTCGGCCGTGTACCCCCTCCGCTCCGCCCGCTCGGCGAACCACGGCCTGATCCGCTCCTGCGACTCGGGGTCGGAGAGCCCGCGCCGCACCCGGTCGGCCTCGTCCCGGCCGCAGCCGGTCATGATGTCCACCATCTCGATGATCTGCTCGTGGAAGACGACGACGCCGTACGTCTCCGCCAGCGGACCGGCCAGATCGGGGTGCGGGAAGCGGACCGGCACCCGTCCGTGCCGCGCCTGGATGAACGGCCGCACCATGTCCGCCGCGACCGGCCCGGGCCGGAACAGCGAGATGTCCACCACCAGGTCGTGGAAGTTCGCGGGCTGCAGCCGGCCGACGAGATCACGCTGGCCCGGCGACTCGATCTGGAAGCAGCCCAGCGTCTCGGCCGAGCGGATGAGTTCGTACGTCGCCGGGTCGCCGGGCGGCACCTGGGCGGGGTCGTCCAGATCGATCCGCCGGCCCGTGGTCCGCTCGATCTCGGCGACGGCGTGCGCCATGGCGGACTGCATCCGCACGCCGAGCACATCGAGTTTGAGCAGCCCGAGGTCCTCGACGTCCTCCT
The Streptomyces tirandamycinicus DNA segment above includes these coding regions:
- a CDS encoding DNA polymerase III subunit alpha — its product is MPGFTHLHTVSGFSVRYGASHPERLAERAAERGMGALALTDRDTVAGAVRFAKACARTGIRPIFGAELAVREQTVREQAVRAAGPAVRAERRRTPVRGGAFIDESAPRVTFLARDGAAGWAELCRLITAAHAAGDRPVLGRDLLDGAAGAAGAAGSSGAAGSSGADGLTVLLGPDSEVGRALADGRPDRAARLLAPWRERYGDALRLEAVHHGTGGTGPGSLRLAARTAGFAAEQGVRAVLSNAVRYADPGQGPVADVLDAARRLVPVDPARGLDSGERWLKGADDMARAAERIAEAAGWRRDAAHRLLAVTEETAAECRVDPERDLGMGYAYYPEPHLVGADGRRAQRVLASRAAAGMVLRGYDRLPPAQARAYWERMHAELDVIAFHGNATYFLTVAQVVDDVRRMGIRVAARGSGAGSLVNHLLGIAQADPVEQHLLMERFLSRRRFALPDIDIDVESARRLEVYRAILDRFGEERVAAVAMPETYRVRHAIRDVGAALSMDPAEIDRLAKAFPHIRARDARTAMEELPELREVAKEKGGHRRLWELVESLDALPRGVAMHPCGVLISDASLLRRTPVVPTSGEIPHGPAGTGGSPFPMSQFDKEDVEDLGLLKLDVLGVRMQSAMAHAVAEIERTTGRRIDLDDPAQVPPGDPATYELIRSAETLGCFQIESPGQRDLVGRLQPANFHDLVVDISLFRPGPVAADMVRPFIQARHGRVPVRFPHPDLAGPLAETYGVVVFHEQIIEMVDIMTGCGRDEADRVRRGLSDPESQERIRPWFAERAERRGYTAEVIARTWEIVEAFGSYGFCKAHAVAFAVPTYQSAWLKAHHPAAFYAGLLTHDPGMYPKRLLLADARRRGVPVLPLDVNRSAVAHRIELVSDGEGSGEEGPVGGGAVGGGSVGEASVDRGSVDRGAAGRGAGAWGLRLAFSDVHGIGEAEAERIEGAQPYSSLLDFWERARPGRPVAERLAQVGALDEFGANRRDLLLHIAELHRAQRSSVSRGGHGGQLPLDGGRRTASVGLPDLSEAERLSAELGVLGMDASRHLMADHHAFLGELGAIPAKRLRETEHGATVLVAGAKAATQTPPIRSGRRVIFTTLDDGTGLVDLAFFDDSHEACAHTVFHSWLLLVRGVVQRRGPRSLSVVGSAAWNLADLIELRRTGGLDAVAERLASAGAESGEGGEGGAGGEGSGGSGGSGDGGGDAGASGAQAGGGRRIRMSTGYEMNAWADLRPAGEGAAPARKLWHQSPGSAG